The Candidatus Desulfarcum epimagneticum region CCACGGACGGGGAGTCGGCTTTCAAAACCGCCGGGAAACCGATTTCAGACGCCGCGGCGGCGGCCTCCTCCGGGGCGGCGGCAAAGCGGAATTCCGGGGCGGGAATCCCGTAAGCCGAAAGGATGGCGTAAACGTCCGGGGCTGAAAGATTTTCCCGGCCGGCGTCTTTGGCCTTTTTCAGTATGTCCGAAACCGCGCCTTTGTCCGCGTCGAAGGTTTTCACCTCCCCCACGGGTCTGGAGCGGATGTCATGGTACTTGGAAAGGGCCGTCATGGCCCGGGCCGCGGACCCCGGGAGGCTGAAAAAGGGAACCTCGCCTTCGGAAAGGATTTTTACGACCCCGGTCCACTGGCGTTTGTCGGTCATCAGGTTGCACACAATGGGTTTGATCTTTTTCTGATTGATCTCCACGATCCGCCGGGCGATGCTTTCGTTGTCCACAAAAAACGGGGTCACGAAATGGACCAGGACCGAGTCAAAGGCGTCATCGTCCATCATGGCGTCCAGACACGCCCGGTAATGATCGGCGTTTCCGGTGGCCAGCACATCCGCGGGATTGTGGACCGACGCCTCGGCGTAGAGTTTTTCCTTTAAAAACGCCTCGGTTTTTTCCGAAAGGGGCGGTATTTGAAGGCCCTCGCCCACCAGGATGTCGGTGGCGATGACCGCCGGCCCCCCGGTGTTGGTGATAATGCCCACCCGGTTTCCCTTTGGAACGGGCTGGGTGGCGAAGGCGGCGGCGGCCTGTATCATCTCGCCCTCGTCATGGAACACCAGTATCCCGGCCTTTTTGAAAATAAGGTCGGTGGCCACGTCCTCCCTGGCCAGCCCCCCGGTGTGGGAGGCGGCGGCCTGGGCGCCCTCCATGGTCCGGCCCGCCTTCATGGCCAGAACCGGCTTTTTCGCCGCCGCCTCTCTGGCGGCTTCCAGGAAGGTCCGGGGGTCCCTCAATCCCTCCACATAGGTCACGATGACCCGGGTCCCCTCGTCATCTCCCAGGTAACGGATAATCTCCGGTATGGTGATGTCGCAGGCGTTTCCGTTGGAGGCGTATATCCGGGTGCCCACGCCCATTTCGGAAAATCCCTGGTGAATGACCTCGGCCACGCCCCCGCTTAAGGCCACAATGGAGATAAAGCCCGGCTCGGGCATGGTGAAGGTGAAATTGCAGTAGGCGCGAACATCGGGGTCGGAGTTGATGATTCCCTGGCAGTTGGGGCCCAGAACCCGGATGCCGTATTTCCGGGCCCTTTCCAGGAAGTCGGCCTCATAGGCCGCGCCTTCGGCGCCCACCTCTGAAAACCCGCCGGAATTGATAATGATATTTTTGACGTTCTTGGCCCCGCAGTCTTCCACGGCCTGGGGGACGAACTTGGCCGGTATGACCATGTGGACCACATCAATGCCGTCCTCCGGCACATCCAGGATGGACTTGTAGGCCGGCAGGTCCCGGACGTGATCGGCCTTGGGGTTGATGGGATAAACGGCGCCTTTAAAACCGAAATCCACCAGGTTTTTAATCACCCGGTTTCCGATGGAAAGCTCCTTGGTGGACGCCCCGATGACGGCCACGCTTTTGGGATTGAACAAAGATGACAGCATGTGGGTTTCTCCTTTCCCGAAATACGGGTTCGCTCAAAAATTAGTTATTTTTGAGCGAACCCTAAGGTCTTTCGTGACTTTCTATGACTTTTTTTCCTCCAGCTGCTCGATGAACGCCTCCACGTTGGTCTTGGTCTGCTCATCGGATATGAGCCTTAAGTCGTTCAAATCGCCGTTGATGGTCAGAAACGGAATGCCGGTGTCTTTTTCAATTCGCTGGGACAGGCCGTAGCGGCAGTTTGAGTTGTTGGGGCAGGTCTTGGCGTCGTGGTAAATCACCCCGTCCGCTTTAAAAAACGCCAGCATGTCCCGGATATAGGCCTCTTTGTATTCATCGGATCTGACAATGAACAGCTTGGTGTAGGCCCGGGCCATGCTGCCGAAGGGATCGTCGGAGTCCAGGTCTGAGAATATCCAGCTGTTGCAGTAGGTGGAGGCCAGCACATTGGTTTTCAGCTCAGAGAACATTTTGGCATGGGCGCTGAGCCGGCCCCAGACGGGCATGCCGTCCCAGTAAATCCGGAACTTCTCATCCTCCACGGCGCCCACCCCGTCGGCCGCCCTTTGCTTAAGCTCGGCCAGAAGAATTTCGTAGCAGTCCACGGCCTTCTGGGTGCCCCGGCCCACCACGGCCGCGCCCATGAGGGTGGCGCCGTCAAAGAATGTCAAAGGAGAGGGCGTATGGGCCGCCGTGTCCAGGACCTCCTTCCATAAATCCGAGCATCTCCGGGAAAGGCCCACGGTCTTTTTAAACAAATCCATGTCCAGCCCGGCGCCCGCCACCTCCTCCAAAGGGGCCACCAGGCCCTTGATCTGACCGGCGATGGCCGAGGCGTGAACCGGCGTGACATCCTTGACGTTCCGGTAGGTCTGGACACCGATCACCGGGGCGTCGAATTCCCTTCCGTACCATTCGAACCAGTCCTGCACATCGCGGCACTGGTTGGTGTTGTAAACCAGGATGTCGGGCTTCGGGGGGCCCTCAATTCCCTTAAACACCTTGGCCAAAGGCGAAACGCCCTCCAGGTGGGCGCCGATGTCGGCGGTGAGATAAGAGCATATGTCCGGGGAGTACCCCATGGCGTTGGCCTTGGGGATCAGATCCGTGGCCATGCGTGTGGAGCCCAGCATGGCCGAGTGGGTTTCGGGGAAATAGACCAGAAAACCCATGGCCCGAAGCAGTTCGGCCGGACCCACGCTGGTGCACCACGCGATTTTCTTCTCCCCGGTCTTGGCGGCGTTGTCCAGCTCATAATAATACTTCGCCATGAATTTTCCCAAATCCCCGGCGGCTTTGATCTTTTTTCTCGCCGTTTTCTTTTCTTCAGCCATAAGCCTCCTCCCATTTCCATTTGGTCCAGTATGATTGTGAATAAGTCCGATCGCCTGCCCGGCCGCGGCGCGTCACGCGTCCATGGCTTCCAGAGCGTACAGGGCGGCGCCCATGGCCCCGGTGAGCTGGGGCCGCTCGGGCACAAGAATTTTTTTCCCGGAAATCTCCTCCATCATCTCCACCAGGTGGGGATTGTGCGCCACCACCCCGCCGGTCATGGCCACATGCTCGGTGAACGAATCCATCTCCAGCACCCGTTTGACCACGGAGAAGAACAGCCCTTTGACGATGTCCTCCACTTTTTTCCCGTTCCGAATATTTTCAAGCACCTCGGTGGCGGAAAACACCGTGCAGAAACTGCCGAGCTTCACCATGCTCTTTGAGCGGCGGGCCAGCGCGTCCATGTCCTCCAGGGGAATGTCCAGACGGGGAGACATCTCCTCCAGAAAGGCGCCGGTTCCGGCCGCGCATTTGCGGTTCATTTTAAAGGAAGTCCTGCGGCCCGAGGCGTCCAGTTTGATGATCTTGTTGTCCTGGCCCCCGATGTCGATGACGGTGATCTCTTTGGGGAAATAAAAAAAACATCCTTTGGCGTGGCATCCGATCTCGGTTTTGGAGCTTTGGGCGAATGAGACATTCTTCCGGCCGTAACCCGTGGAGACGGCGTTTCGGATGTCTTTGTCAGAGGCGGCGGCCATTTCAAGGGACCGGGCCAGGCACCGTTCGGCGGCCGCGGCGAAATCGGTCCCGGACTTCTCCACGGCATGCCCGGCCAGGCTCCTGTCGGGCCGGATCGCCACCACCTTGGTTCTGGAGGCGCCCACATCCGCCCCCACAAAAAGCCCGCCTGTTTTTCGGCTCATCTCTTTTTCAGTCATGGGCCCCTTCCCCTCCCTCAAGCGACGCTCGACTCAAGCCCCTTGACCAGGGACATGAGCGTCAGGTTGAAAGGGGCGTCCACATTGGCCCGCCTGCCGTACTCCACAAATTTCTTGTTGATGAAATCGATCTCGGTTCTTCGTTCGGCCT contains the following coding sequences:
- a CDS encoding 2-hydroxyglutaryl-CoA dehydratase, coding for MAEEKKTARKKIKAAGDLGKFMAKYYYELDNAAKTGEKKIAWCTSVGPAELLRAMGFLVYFPETHSAMLGSTRMATDLIPKANAMGYSPDICSYLTADIGAHLEGVSPLAKVFKGIEGPPKPDILVYNTNQCRDVQDWFEWYGREFDAPVIGVQTYRNVKDVTPVHASAIAGQIKGLVAPLEEVAGAGLDMDLFKKTVGLSRRCSDLWKEVLDTAAHTPSPLTFFDGATLMGAAVVGRGTQKAVDCYEILLAELKQRAADGVGAVEDEKFRIYWDGMPVWGRLSAHAKMFSELKTNVLASTYCNSWIFSDLDSDDPFGSMARAYTKLFIVRSDEYKEAYIRDMLAFFKADGVIYHDAKTCPNNSNCRYGLSQRIEKDTGIPFLTINGDLNDLRLISDEQTKTNVEAFIEQLEEKKS
- a CDS encoding CoA-binding protein codes for the protein MLSSLFNPKSVAVIGASTKELSIGNRVIKNLVDFGFKGAVYPINPKADHVRDLPAYKSILDVPEDGIDVVHMVIPAKFVPQAVEDCGAKNVKNIIINSGGFSEVGAEGAAYEADFLERARKYGIRVLGPNCQGIINSDPDVRAYCNFTFTMPEPGFISIVALSGGVAEVIHQGFSEMGVGTRIYASNGNACDITIPEIIRYLGDDEGTRVIVTYVEGLRDPRTFLEAAREAAAKKPVLAMKAGRTMEGAQAAASHTGGLAREDVATDLIFKKAGILVFHDEGEMIQAAAAFATQPVPKGNRVGIITNTGGPAVIATDILVGEGLQIPPLSEKTEAFLKEKLYAEASVHNPADVLATGNADHYRACLDAMMDDDAFDSVLVHFVTPFFVDNESIARRIVEINQKKIKPIVCNLMTDKRQWTGVVKILSEGEVPFFSLPGSAARAMTALSKYHDIRSRPVGEVKTFDADKGAVSDILKKAKDAGRENLSAPDVYAILSAYGIPAPEFRFAAAPEEAAAAASEIGFPAVLKADSPSVVHKSDMGGVALDLNDADAVLKAAEKMKKNIDAGDLAFFVQKQAPAGLEVILGAKAEEGLGHMVMFGLGGVFVEIMKDVIFNLAPVSDAEAADMLSSIQGAALLDGVRGSKGVDKSAIEELILRLSQLVSDHPEIAEMDLNPVMAYEDGASAVDARIMIKKGE
- a CDS encoding ATPase produces the protein MTEKEMSRKTGGLFVGADVGASRTKVVAIRPDRSLAGHAVEKSGTDFAAAAERCLARSLEMAAASDKDIRNAVSTGYGRKNVSFAQSSKTEIGCHAKGCFFYFPKEITVIDIGGQDNKIIKLDASGRRTSFKMNRKCAAGTGAFLEEMSPRLDIPLEDMDALARRSKSMVKLGSFCTVFSATEVLENIRNGKKVEDIVKGLFFSVVKRVLEMDSFTEHVAMTGGVVAHNPHLVEMMEEISGKKILVPERPQLTGAMGAALYALEAMDA